From a single Salvelinus sp. IW2-2015 linkage group LG22, ASM291031v2, whole genome shotgun sequence genomic region:
- the LOC111982801 gene encoding 5'-3' exonuclease PLD3 codes for MISDIPYEKMCDVESRREESCRKGQMYYRCLLGLTAVATLLLAALFLQTLLLPVVNSSPNKPGFKLPLPLTDTCTDPCKIVLLESIPEGLEFNSSVTNPSIYQAWLNLISEARSSVDIASFYWTLTNKDTGTHEPTANQGEDVLNRLVQVSRKLSVRIAVNTPTESQPQEDINLLKSSGADVRAVNMRNLTTGVLHTKFWVVDNKHIYIGSANMDWRSLTQVKELGAVVYNCSCLAADLGKIFEAYWYLGQKDTPIPSPWPSSFNTPYNKDTPLQLPLNGTASSVYLSSSPPSFCAAGRTRDLQSILSVMEDAREFVYIAVMNYLPTMEFSQPKRYWAEIDTQIRRVAYEKRVKVRLLISCWASTSPVMIPFLKALDSMQEPKAKLDVQVKLFIVPANPKQKEIPFARVNHNKYMVTDKVAYIGTSNWSGDYFVNTAGSALVVNQTAAQSVEPTVQAQLQAVFERDWDSAYSTPIHQHADLKMVC; via the exons ATGATTTCTGATATTCCCTACGAGAAG ATGTGTGATGTGGAGTCGAGGAGAGAAGAGTCCTGCAGGAAAGGACAGATG TATTATAGGTGTCTGCTGGGTCTCACTGCGGTGGCCACTCTGCTATTGGCTGCCCTGTTCCTCCAGACCCTGCTGCTTCCCGTGGTTAACTCCTCCCCAAACAAGCCCGGCTTCAAGCTCCCACTTCCTCTCACTGACACCTGCACCGACCCCTGCAA AATCGTTCTGTTGGAGAGCATCCCAGAGGGGTTAGAGTTCAACTCTAGTGTCACCAACCCATCCATCTACCAGGCTTGGCTCAACCTGATTAGTGAGGCTCGCAGTAGCGTGGACATTGCGTCTTTCTATTGGACGCTCaccaacaaagatacaggcactCACGAGCCAACAGCGAATCAG GGTGAGGATGTCCTGAATAGACTAGTTCAGGTGTCTCGGAAGCTCTCTGTCCGCATCGCTGTAAATACACCAACAGAGTCCCAACCTCAGGAAGACATCAATCTCTTAAAAAGTTCTG GTGCTGATGTAAGAGCCGTGAACATGCGGAATTTGACCACTGGAGTACTTCACACAAAGTTCTGGGTGGTAGACAACAAGCACATTTATATTGGCAGTGCCAACATGGACTGGAGGTCGCTTACCCAG GTGAAGGAGCTGGGGGCTGTGGTGTACAACTGCAGCTGCTTGGCTGCAGACCTGGGGAAGATCTTCGAGGCCTACTGGTACCTTGGGCAAAAAGACACACCCATCCCGTCTCCTTGGCCCAGCAGTTTCAACACTCCTTACAATAAGGACACGCCCCTGCAGCTGCCACTCAACGGCACAGCCTCCAGCGTGTATCTGTCG AGCTCTCCACCATCTTTCTGTGCTGCCGGGAGGACCAGAGACCTGCAGTCTATTCTCAGTGTGATGGAGGACGCACGGGAGTTTGTCTACATCGCTGTCATGAACTACCTGCCCACCATGGAGTTTTCACAACCCAAACG TTACTGGGCAGAAATTGACACTCAGATCAGACGTGTGGCATACGAGAAGCGGGTGAAGGTGCGCCTGCTCATCAGCTGTTGGGCGAGCACTTCGCCTGTCATGATCCCCTTCCTGAAAGCCTTGGATTCAATGCAGGAACCCAAGGCCAAGCTGGATGTCCAGGTG AAACTTTTTATTGTGCCAGCCAATCCAAAGCAGAAAGAAATCCCCTTTGCCAGAGTCAACCACAACAAGTACATGGTGACAGACAAGGTTGCCTACATAG GTACCTCTAACTGGTCTGGAGACTATTTTGTGAACACTGCTGGATCGGCTTTGGTGGTGAACCAAACGGCTGCCCAGTCAGTGGAGCCTACGGTCCAGGCACAACTACAGGCCGTGTTCGAAAGGGACTGGGACTCCGCCTACAGCACCCCAATCCACCAGCACGCCGACCTCAAAATGGTGTGTTAA